A single region of the Stenotrophomonas sp. Marseille-Q4652 genome encodes:
- a CDS encoding oligopeptide:H+ symporter, with translation MATTPLPAHGGDDFLGHPKGVYVCFFTEMWERFSFYGMKALLLLYLTKYHLFGDKAGLDLLGAYGGLVYCIPVFGGLLADRWLGMRKAVVFGGILLVLGHVGMAFEGQAAQRVAGDVVRDEGALAVTYVSLALIIMGVGFLKPNISTIVGKLYAENDPRRDSGFSLFYAGINLGALFASLICGFLGEAYGWKYGFGAAGIGMLAGLAMFLWGQKYLHGHAEPAEPARLRERIAGLPREWLIYLGALLGVVPLAALMWAAANGAFALGGELSLALMLMLVVLAAVLLWFAWFTGTQCTPVQRQQMIALMALIFMALVFFTLYEQSYGSWVTFTDRLLTKDVVPALVIRDGTPLPWSIASLLLAPLAFVASARLSERRPGSGAARSLFVAIALVIAVLLVRDCLVIPQTAGSLTYLGGLFLVLLAPLFALLWAWLDRRGLEPGKPLKSSLGLVLGALAFVPLALAAQQAGASGQMASVWWLVLAYLLLASGEMCLSPVGLSAVTQLAAPRVVSLMMGTWFLATAFSETLAALFGKLAAIDVPEGEVMDLVQAAARYEHLFWLLMWIGLGCAVLALLATPVLKRMMHGVR, from the coding sequence ATGGCCACAACCCCCCTGCCCGCCCACGGGGGCGACGATTTCCTCGGCCACCCCAAGGGGGTCTACGTCTGTTTCTTCACCGAGATGTGGGAGCGCTTCTCCTTCTACGGAATGAAGGCGCTGCTGCTGCTGTACCTGACCAAGTACCACCTGTTCGGCGACAAGGCCGGGCTGGACCTGCTCGGTGCCTACGGCGGCCTGGTGTACTGCATCCCGGTGTTCGGCGGCCTGCTGGCCGACCGCTGGCTCGGCATGCGCAAGGCCGTGGTGTTCGGTGGCATCCTGCTGGTGCTGGGCCATGTCGGCATGGCGTTCGAGGGGCAGGCCGCGCAGCGCGTGGCCGGCGACGTGGTACGCGACGAGGGCGCGCTGGCGGTGACCTACGTGTCGCTGGCGCTGATCATCATGGGCGTGGGTTTCCTCAAGCCCAACATCTCCACCATCGTCGGCAAGCTCTATGCGGAGAACGACCCGCGTCGTGACTCGGGCTTCTCGCTGTTCTACGCCGGCATCAACCTCGGTGCGCTGTTCGCCTCGCTGATCTGCGGCTTCCTCGGCGAGGCCTACGGCTGGAAGTACGGTTTTGGTGCGGCCGGCATCGGCATGCTGGCCGGCCTGGCGATGTTCCTGTGGGGCCAGAAATACCTGCACGGCCATGCCGAACCGGCCGAACCGGCGCGCCTGCGCGAGCGCATCGCCGGGTTGCCGCGCGAATGGCTGATCTACCTCGGCGCACTGCTGGGCGTGGTGCCGCTGGCGGCGCTGATGTGGGCCGCGGCCAACGGCGCGTTCGCGCTCGGCGGCGAGCTGAGCCTGGCGCTGATGCTGATGCTGGTGGTGCTGGCCGCGGTGCTGCTGTGGTTTGCCTGGTTCACCGGCACCCAGTGCACGCCGGTGCAGCGCCAGCAGATGATCGCGCTGATGGCGCTGATCTTCATGGCGCTGGTGTTCTTCACCCTGTACGAGCAGTCCTACGGTTCGTGGGTCACCTTTACCGACCGCCTGCTGACCAAGGACGTGGTGCCGGCGCTGGTGATCCGGGACGGCACGCCGCTGCCGTGGTCGATCGCCTCGCTGCTGCTCGCGCCGCTGGCGTTCGTGGCCAGTGCCCGGCTGTCCGAACGGCGCCCCGGCTCCGGGGCCGCGCGCAGCCTGTTCGTGGCCATCGCGCTGGTGATCGCCGTGCTGCTGGTGCGCGACTGCCTGGTGATCCCGCAGACCGCCGGCTCGCTGACCTATCTCGGTGGCCTGTTCCTGGTGCTGCTGGCGCCGCTGTTCGCGTTGCTGTGGGCCTGGCTGGACCGTCGCGGCCTGGAACCGGGCAAGCCGCTGAAGTCCTCGCTGGGCCTGGTGCTGGGTGCGCTGGCCTTCGTGCCGCTGGCGCTGGCCGCGCAGCAGGCCGGCGCCAGTGGGCAGATGGCCAGCGTGTGGTGGCTGGTGCTGGCCTACCTCCTGCTGGCCAGCGGCGAGATGTGCCTGTCGCCGGTGGGCCTGTCGGCGGTGACCCAGCTGGCCGCGCCGCGCGTGGTCAGCCTGATGATGGGCACCTGGTTCCTGGCCACTGCTTTCTCCGAAACGCTGGCCGCGCTGTTCGGCAAGCTGGCCGCTATCGACGTGCCCGAGGGCGAGGTGATGGACCTGGTCCAGGCCGCGGCACGCTACGAGCACCTGTTCTGGCTGCTGATGTGGATCGGCCTGGGCTGCGCGGTGCTGGCCCTGCTGGCGACCCCGGTGCTGAAGCGGATGATGCACGGCGTGCGCTGA
- a CDS encoding DUF6766 family protein: protein MTRNARSPSFLQRNGLSLVLLLLFLVFLVGQVLTGMEVSNAERIEQGLLPESLAQYLASGHFISATFENWESEFLQMGMYVLLTVKLRQKGSAESRPLDPAEEEERIDPGPAPWPLRKGGWWARLYANSLSLAYAALFGLAFLGHAWGSWLHEVEERSAHGLAPVSFGHHVASAQFWFESMQNWQSEFLAVLSIVVLSIYLRQDQSPESKPLAAPNSQTGT, encoded by the coding sequence ATGACCCGCAATGCACGGTCGCCCTCGTTCCTGCAGCGCAACGGGCTTTCACTGGTGCTGTTGCTGCTGTTCCTCGTCTTCCTGGTGGGCCAGGTGTTGACCGGCATGGAGGTCAGCAATGCCGAGCGCATCGAGCAGGGCCTGCTGCCCGAGTCGCTGGCGCAATACCTGGCCAGCGGCCACTTCATCTCGGCCACGTTCGAGAACTGGGAAAGCGAATTCCTGCAGATGGGCATGTACGTGCTGCTGACGGTGAAGCTGCGGCAGAAGGGATCGGCCGAGTCACGGCCGCTTGATCCTGCGGAAGAGGAGGAGCGTATTGATCCGGGTCCAGCGCCGTGGCCACTGCGCAAGGGCGGCTGGTGGGCGCGGCTCTATGCCAATTCGCTGTCTCTGGCGTATGCGGCGCTGTTTGGCCTGGCGTTCCTCGGTCACGCGTGGGGCAGCTGGCTGCACGAAGTCGAGGAGCGCAGCGCGCACGGGCTGGCCCCGGTTTCGTTTGGCCACCATGTGGCCAGCGCGCAGTTCTGGTTCGAGTCGATGCAGAACTGGCAAAGCGAGTTCCTTGCCGTGCTCTCGATCGTGGTGCTGAGCATCTACCTGCGGCAGGACCAGTCGCCGGAATCCAAGCCGCTGGCCGCGCCGAACTCGCAAACGGGGACCTGA
- a CDS encoding oligopeptide transporter, OPT family produces MSDASPRQLTFRAVALAIVLAVILSAANAYLGLFAGLTIATAIPAAVISMGVLRLLGGGSILENNIVQTGASAGSSIAAGVIFTIPALVIMGYWPDFKYWWVLGIAGLGGLLGVLFSVPLRRSMIVEDPLPFPEGKAAAEVLKAGENPGPGLKILGLSAVIGAFVKLAAESGMRLIPDAWATSAYVGSSKVTAFIGTNLSPALLGVGYIVGLNVGIVVVSGSILTWHIAIPLYQAFFMDTDPALAASIATASSTEAAFAIWGAKMRYLGVGAMLIGGIWTLISLRKSLLNGIRSGFAAARKSTGGPVLAHTERDLPMKWMLIALVAFVLPLLALYQAIVGQWHVSIPMTIIMIVAGFLFVSVSAYLAGLIGSSNNPVSGITISTILFASAVLVVLLGADGLVPVGVGGAPLGAVAAIMIGAVVCCAAAVGGDNLQDLKAGYIVGATPWKQQLMLGIGAFSCALIMAPVLNLLATAYGIGVKTELHPNALAAPQANLMASVAKGLFGGELPWTFIGIGALVGAAIIALDSWLKATGKRFRVPVLAAAIGIYLPLELMVPIFLGGLIAHLVERFHKVRADDEEGRDRVHKPGVLFAAGLITGEALMGIAIAVPIVVSSRADVLAVPFHLPAAQWIGLAVLFLVGWLIYRTGRKASAV; encoded by the coding sequence ATGTCTGACGCCTCACCGCGGCAGCTCACCTTCCGCGCGGTGGCCCTTGCCATCGTGCTGGCGGTGATCCTGTCCGCCGCCAATGCCTACCTCGGCCTGTTCGCGGGCCTGACCATCGCCACCGCCATTCCGGCCGCCGTGATTTCCATGGGCGTGCTGCGACTGCTCGGGGGCGGTTCCATCCTCGAGAACAACATCGTCCAGACCGGCGCCTCGGCCGGCTCGTCGATCGCCGCCGGCGTGATCTTCACCATCCCGGCGCTGGTGATCATGGGCTACTGGCCGGACTTCAAGTACTGGTGGGTGCTGGGCATCGCCGGTCTCGGCGGCCTGCTCGGCGTGCTGTTCTCGGTGCCGCTGCGCCGCTCGATGATCGTCGAGGACCCGCTGCCGTTCCCCGAAGGCAAGGCCGCGGCCGAAGTGCTCAAGGCCGGCGAGAACCCCGGTCCGGGCCTGAAGATCCTCGGCCTGTCGGCGGTGATCGGTGCGTTCGTGAAGCTGGCCGCCGAAAGCGGCATGCGCCTGATCCCCGATGCCTGGGCCACCTCGGCCTATGTTGGCAGCTCGAAGGTCACCGCCTTCATCGGCACCAACCTGTCGCCGGCGCTGCTGGGCGTGGGCTACATCGTCGGCCTCAACGTCGGCATCGTGGTGGTGTCCGGCTCGATCCTGACCTGGCACATCGCCATCCCGCTGTACCAGGCGTTCTTCATGGACACCGACCCGGCGCTGGCCGCGTCGATCGCCACCGCCTCGTCCACCGAGGCCGCGTTCGCCATCTGGGGCGCGAAGATGCGTTACCTGGGCGTGGGCGCGATGCTGATCGGCGGCATCTGGACGCTGATCTCGCTGCGAAAGTCGCTGCTCAACGGCATCAGGAGCGGCTTTGCCGCCGCCCGCAAGAGCACCGGCGGCCCGGTGCTGGCGCACACCGAGCGCGACCTGCCGATGAAGTGGATGCTGATCGCGCTGGTCGCCTTCGTGCTGCCGCTGCTGGCCCTGTACCAGGCCATCGTCGGCCAGTGGCACGTGTCGATCCCGATGACCATCATCATGATCGTCGCCGGCTTCCTGTTCGTGTCCGTCTCGGCCTACCTGGCCGGCCTGATCGGTTCGTCCAACAACCCGGTCTCGGGCATCACCATCTCCACCATCCTGTTCGCCTCGGCGGTGCTGGTGGTGCTGCTGGGCGCCGATGGCCTGGTCCCGGTCGGTGTCGGCGGCGCGCCCCTGGGTGCGGTCGCCGCGATCATGATCGGCGCGGTGGTGTGCTGCGCCGCGGCGGTCGGTGGCGACAACCTGCAGGACCTCAAGGCCGGCTACATCGTCGGTGCCACCCCGTGGAAGCAGCAGCTGATGCTGGGCATCGGCGCGTTCTCGTGCGCGCTGATCATGGCCCCGGTGCTGAACCTGCTGGCCACGGCCTACGGCATCGGCGTCAAGACCGAGCTGCACCCCAACGCGCTGGCCGCCCCGCAGGCCAACCTGATGGCGTCTGTGGCCAAGGGCCTGTTCGGTGGTGAACTGCCGTGGACCTTCATCGGCATCGGCGCGCTGGTCGGCGCGGCCATCATCGCCCTGGACAGCTGGCTCAAGGCCACCGGCAAGCGCTTCCGCGTGCCGGTGCTGGCCGCGGCCATCGGCATCTACCTGCCGCTGGAACTGATGGTGCCGATCTTCCTGGGTGGCCTGATCGCCCACCTGGTCGAGCGTTTCCACAAGGTGCGCGCCGATGACGAAGAGGGCCGCGACCGCGTGCACAAGCCGGGCGTGCTGTTCGCCGCCGGCCTGATCACCGGTGAGGCGCTGATGGGCATCGCCATCGCCGTGCCGATCGTGGTCAGCAGCCGGGCCGACGTGCTGGCGGTGCCGTTCCACCTGCCGGCCGCGCAGTGGATCGGCCTGGCCGTGCTGTTCCTGGTGGGCTGGCTGATCTACCGCACCGGCAGGAAGGCATCGGCGGTCTGA
- a CDS encoding catalase, which yields MASKSTNPPSSPKNKAAARSDGGPASTASETPARALDEVPGAINEMATRCPFNANKAAEHGRAGALTPPEGKHHAPPTAAATASTVSEGNETGKTGTQAIPGEDATTGPLTRVRNDGTGQRLTTNQGVPLADNQNSLKAGLRGPALLKDFILREKITHFDHERIPERIVHARGSGAHGYFESYGDFSDLTRAAPFQGKGKKTPVFVRFSTVQGERGSKDTARDVRGFAVKFYTDEGNWDLVGNNIPVFFIQDAIKFPDLVHAVKPEPHHAMPQAASAHDTFWDFVSLMPESTHMLLWQMSDRAIPRSYRMMQGFGVHTFRLVNAQGQSVFCKFHWTPKLGTHALAWDEAVKISGADPDFHRRDLWEAIEAGEYPEYELGVQVFTEEDADRFSFDVLDATKIVPEELVPIQPLGRMVLNRNPDNFFAETEQVAFCTAHVIPGIDFTNDPLLAGRIHSYVDTQISRLGGPNFHELPINAPVAPVHNNQRDGMHRQTINRGRVSYEPNSLGGGCPFQAGAAGFVSFAEAPQGDEVRAKPEKFAEHFAQATLFWESQSAVEQRHIIDAFRFELSKVTVPAVRQRVVSMLRNVSDVLASAVAKGLGMELPEPMPRIFQGEVQPEVAVSPALSMLARPGEGGIRSRRIAVLLADGSRLVEALAIHEALTAQGAMVRLMGPHVGKLLGEDGDSIDADASLENEPGVLFDALAVVGGDAAVQTLVGDVRALEHVRDAYRHGKPLLFVSEGRKVWDALGLAQVDVANDPGLVFAAGTGESELATFAQAIVAPRTFEREPALVTS from the coding sequence ATGGCCAGCAAATCGACCAATCCGCCTTCCAGCCCAAAGAACAAGGCCGCCGCCCGCTCCGACGGTGGTCCGGCCTCCACCGCCTCCGAGACGCCGGCGCGCGCGCTGGACGAAGTGCCCGGTGCGATCAACGAGATGGCAACCCGCTGCCCGTTCAACGCCAACAAGGCCGCCGAGCATGGTCGCGCGGGTGCTCTGACTCCGCCGGAAGGCAAGCACCATGCGCCGCCGACTGCCGCTGCCACGGCCAGCACCGTCAGCGAGGGCAACGAGACCGGCAAGACCGGTACCCAGGCCATTCCCGGCGAGGACGCCACCACCGGTCCGCTGACCCGCGTGCGCAATGACGGCACCGGCCAGCGCCTGACCACCAACCAGGGCGTGCCGCTTGCCGACAATCAGAACAGCCTCAAGGCCGGCCTGCGCGGTCCGGCCCTGCTGAAGGACTTCATCCTCCGCGAGAAGATCACCCACTTCGACCACGAGCGCATTCCCGAGCGCATCGTGCATGCGCGCGGCTCCGGTGCCCACGGTTACTTCGAGTCCTACGGTGACTTTTCCGACCTCACCCGTGCCGCGCCGTTCCAGGGCAAGGGCAAGAAGACCCCGGTGTTCGTGCGCTTTTCCACCGTGCAGGGCGAGCGCGGCTCCAAGGACACCGCGCGCGACGTGCGTGGCTTCGCGGTCAAGTTCTATACCGACGAAGGCAACTGGGACCTGGTGGGCAACAACATCCCGGTGTTCTTCATCCAGGACGCGATCAAGTTCCCCGACCTGGTGCACGCGGTGAAGCCCGAGCCGCACCACGCCATGCCGCAGGCGGCCTCGGCGCACGACACGTTCTGGGACTTCGTGTCGCTGATGCCCGAGTCCACCCACATGCTGCTGTGGCAGATGTCCGACCGCGCCATCCCGCGCAGCTACCGGATGATGCAGGGCTTCGGCGTGCACACCTTCCGCCTGGTCAACGCGCAGGGACAGTCGGTGTTCTGCAAGTTCCACTGGACGCCGAAGCTGGGCACCCACGCGCTGGCGTGGGACGAGGCGGTCAAGATCTCCGGTGCCGATCCGGACTTCCACCGCCGCGACCTGTGGGAAGCGATCGAGGCCGGCGAGTACCCGGAATACGAACTGGGCGTGCAGGTGTTTACCGAGGAAGACGCCGACAGGTTCAGCTTCGACGTGCTCGATGCGACCAAGATCGTGCCGGAGGAGCTGGTGCCGATCCAGCCGCTGGGACGGATGGTGCTTAACCGCAATCCGGACAACTTCTTCGCCGAGACCGAGCAGGTCGCCTTCTGCACCGCGCACGTGATCCCGGGCATCGACTTCACCAATGACCCGCTGCTGGCCGGGCGCATCCACTCCTACGTGGATACCCAGATCAGCCGCCTGGGTGGTCCGAACTTCCACGAGCTGCCGATCAACGCCCCGGTCGCGCCGGTCCACAACAACCAGCGCGATGGCATGCACCGCCAGACCATCAACCGCGGCCGTGTGTCGTACGAACCGAACTCGCTGGGCGGTGGTTGTCCGTTCCAGGCCGGTGCCGCCGGCTTCGTTTCCTTTGCCGAGGCACCGCAGGGTGACGAGGTGCGGGCCAAGCCGGAGAAGTTCGCCGAGCACTTCGCCCAGGCCACCCTGTTCTGGGAAAGCCAGAGCGCGGTGGAACAGCGCCACATCATCGATGCGTTCCGCTTCGAGCTGAGCAAGGTCACCGTGCCGGCCGTCCGCCAGCGCGTGGTGTCGATGCTGCGCAACGTCTCCGACGTACTGGCCAGCGCCGTCGCCAAGGGCCTGGGCATGGAGCTGCCGGAGCCGATGCCGCGCATCTTCCAGGGCGAGGTGCAGCCGGAGGTGGCGGTGTCGCCAGCGCTGTCGATGCTGGCCCGTCCTGGCGAAGGTGGCATCCGCAGCCGCCGCATCGCGGTGCTGCTGGCCGATGGCAGCCGCCTGGTCGAGGCCTTGGCCATCCACGAGGCGCTGACCGCGCAGGGTGCGATGGTGCGGCTGATGGGCCCGCACGTGGGCAAGCTGCTGGGCGAGGACGGCGACAGCATCGATGCCGATGCCTCGCTGGAAAACGAGCCGGGCGTGCTGTTCGACGCGCTGGCGGTGGTCGGCGGCGACGCAGCGGTGCAGACGCTGGTCGGCGACGTGCGCGCCCTGGAGCACGTGCGTGATGCCTACCGCCACGGCAAGCCGCTGCTGTTCGTCAGCGAGGGCCGCAAGGTGTGGGACGCGCTGGGCCTGGCCCAGGTCGACGTGGCCAACGATCCGGGCCTGGTGTTTGCCGCCGGCACCGGCGAGTCCGAGCTGGCGACCTTCGCCCAGGCCATCGTCGCGCCGCGTACCTTCGAGCGCGAGCCGGCGCTGGTCACCTCGTAA
- a CDS encoding DUF819 family protein has protein sequence MTPESSTTLITNDIVGLGLIAATLALIFHLSSKNAGIWAKFFAVIPALLLCYFIPALYNTFGILDGHATKLYNPVARDVLLPAALVLLTLSIDIKGILRLGPKLLAMFVTGTVGIMLGAVVSFQVMKLISPATMEGDTWAGMAALAGSWIGGGANMAAMRETFNVDATTFGQFAVVDVLCASLLLMPALIWLGGRAEKIDARSGADTAAIDDMKRRIADYQAKNSRIPTLTDLMVIVGVGLGIVGGAHAIGGVASAWCAENISFARQASLDSTFVWVVMLSTFAGLALSFTRARDLEAAGASKVGTLFLYFLIACIGMQMDLAALADRPMLFLLGVIWMATHVLLLYVVGRLLKAPMFFLAIGSQGNVGAAASAPVVAAAFHPSLAPVGVLLGTVGYATGTVLAYITGLTLRWMAGQG, from the coding sequence ATGACGCCCGAAAGCAGTACCACCCTGATCACCAACGACATCGTCGGCCTCGGCCTGATCGCCGCCACCCTGGCGCTGATCTTCCATCTCTCCAGCAAGAACGCAGGGATCTGGGCGAAATTCTTCGCCGTCATCCCGGCGCTGCTGCTGTGCTACTTCATCCCGGCGCTGTACAACACCTTCGGCATCCTCGACGGCCACGCCACCAAGCTCTACAACCCGGTCGCGCGTGACGTGCTGCTGCCGGCGGCGCTGGTGCTGCTGACCCTGTCGATCGACATCAAGGGCATCCTGCGTCTGGGTCCGAAACTGCTGGCCATGTTCGTCACCGGTACGGTCGGCATCATGCTCGGCGCGGTGGTCTCGTTCCAGGTGATGAAGCTGATCAGCCCGGCCACGATGGAAGGCGATACCTGGGCCGGCATGGCCGCGCTGGCCGGCAGCTGGATCGGCGGCGGCGCCAACATGGCCGCCATGCGCGAAACCTTCAATGTCGATGCCACCACCTTCGGCCAGTTCGCCGTGGTCGACGTGCTGTGCGCCAGCCTGCTGCTGATGCCGGCGCTGATCTGGCTGGGTGGCCGCGCCGAGAAGATCGATGCGCGTAGCGGTGCGGACACTGCCGCCATCGATGACATGAAGCGACGCATCGCCGACTACCAGGCGAAGAACTCGCGCATCCCGACCCTGACCGACCTGATGGTGATCGTCGGCGTCGGCCTGGGCATCGTCGGCGGCGCACATGCCATCGGCGGCGTCGCTTCGGCCTGGTGCGCGGAGAACATCAGCTTCGCCCGGCAGGCGTCGTTGGACTCGACCTTCGTGTGGGTGGTGATGCTGTCCACGTTCGCCGGCCTGGCCCTGAGCTTTACCCGTGCCCGCGACCTGGAAGCGGCCGGCGCGTCCAAGGTCGGCACGCTGTTCCTGTACTTCCTGATCGCCTGCATCGGCATGCAGATGGACCTGGCCGCGCTGGCCGACCGTCCTATGCTGTTCCTGCTCGGCGTGATCTGGATGGCGACCCACGTGCTGCTGCTGTACGTGGTCGGCCGGCTGCTGAAGGCACCGATGTTCTTCCTGGCCATCGGCTCGCAGGGCAACGTCGGCGCGGCGGCCTCGGCACCAGTGGTGGCCGCGGCCTTCCACCCGAGCCTGGCCCCGGTGGGCGTGCTGCTGGGCACGGTGGGCTACGCCACCGGCACGGTGCTGGCCTACATCACCGGCCTTACCCTGCGCTGGATGGCAGGGCAGGGCTGA
- a CDS encoding S9 family peptidase → MKLRQALLTLCLLAALPSLASARGFEVRDMVALDRVSAPQLTADGSHVVFAKRVVDADLKASSSLWVRNLLTRDMAPPKRLTPEGWSVNSPSLSADGRTVYFLSAKNGSQQLYSIPLAGGTPTQLTDFALDVDSYRVSPQDDRVLFSAAAFQECGSDLDCTRKRVETTKAGKTSGVVFDSMFVRHWDTWNDGRRNTLFVAPLGAKGQPAKGASALSATIEGDAPSKPFGGNEDFVWSPDGSSVVASIRVAGREEPWSTNFDLYQLDAAGKAAPKNLTAANPAWDAGPVFSLDGKTLYYRAMKRPGFEADRYGLMALDLDSGKMREIAPKWDRSADGIVLSADGKTLYTTAQDMGEHPLFAVDIASGEASRVVADGTVTAFDIAGSTMVLSRNSLKSGDVIYATSPEAGAPLRAITPSAGEVLPEVTFGDFEQFSFKGWNNETVHGYVVKPHNYEEGRKYPVAFLIHGGPQGSFGNGWSYRWNPQTYAGQGYAVVMIDFHGSTGYGQAFTDAISQHWGDRPLEDLKKGWAAAQQKYTFLDGDKACALGASYGGFMVNWIAGNWNEPWKCLVNHDGVFDQRMMGYATEELWFTEWEQGGTPYEKPEAYEKFNPVNHVAKWNKPMLVIHGQLDYRIPVEQGLGAFTALQRQGIESKFLYFPDENHWVLKPHNSVQWHDTVNAWLKQHIGQ, encoded by the coding sequence ATGAAACTTCGCCAAGCCCTGCTGACGCTGTGCCTGCTGGCCGCCCTGCCTTCGCTGGCCTCGGCCCGCGGATTCGAGGTCCGCGACATGGTGGCGCTGGACCGCGTCTCCGCACCGCAGCTGACCGCCGATGGTTCCCACGTCGTGTTTGCCAAGCGCGTGGTCGATGCCGATCTCAAGGCCAGCAGCAGCCTGTGGGTGCGCAACCTGCTCACCCGCGACATGGCCCCGCCCAAGCGCCTGACCCCCGAGGGCTGGAGCGTCAACTCGCCCTCGCTGTCGGCCGATGGCCGCACCGTCTACTTCCTCAGCGCCAAGAACGGCAGCCAGCAGTTGTATTCGATCCCGCTGGCCGGCGGCACCCCGACCCAGCTGACCGACTTCGCGCTGGACGTGGACAGCTACCGCGTTTCCCCGCAGGACGACCGCGTGCTGTTCAGCGCTGCCGCCTTCCAGGAGTGCGGCTCGGACCTGGACTGCACCCGCAAGCGCGTGGAAACGACCAAGGCCGGCAAGACCAGCGGCGTGGTGTTCGACAGCATGTTCGTGCGCCACTGGGACACTTGGAATGACGGTCGCCGCAACACCCTGTTCGTGGCCCCGCTGGGTGCCAAGGGCCAGCCGGCCAAGGGTGCATCGGCGCTGAGCGCCACCATCGAAGGTGACGCCCCGTCCAAGCCGTTCGGCGGCAACGAGGACTTCGTGTGGTCGCCCGACGGCAGCAGCGTCGTCGCCAGCATCCGCGTGGCCGGCCGCGAGGAACCGTGGTCGACCAACTTCGACCTGTACCAGCTCGATGCCGCCGGCAAGGCCGCACCGAAGAACCTGACCGCCGCCAACCCGGCCTGGGATGCCGGCCCGGTGTTCAGCCTGGACGGCAAGACCCTGTACTACCGCGCGATGAAGCGCCCGGGCTTCGAGGCCGACCGCTACGGCCTGATGGCGCTGGACCTGGACAGCGGCAAGATGCGCGAGATCGCACCGAAGTGGGACCGCTCGGCCGACGGCATCGTGCTCTCGGCCGACGGCAAGACCCTGTACACCACCGCCCAGGACATGGGCGAGCACCCGCTGTTCGCGGTGGACATCGCCAGCGGCGAAGCCAGTCGCGTGGTGGCCGACGGCACCGTGACCGCCTTCGACATCGCCGGCTCGACGATGGTGCTGTCGCGCAACTCGCTCAAGTCCGGTGACGTGATCTACGCCACCAGCCCCGAGGCCGGCGCGCCGCTGCGCGCGATCACTCCCAGCGCCGGCGAGGTGCTGCCGGAAGTGACGTTCGGCGACTTCGAACAATTCAGCTTCAAGGGCTGGAACAACGAGACCGTGCACGGTTACGTGGTCAAGCCGCACAACTACGAGGAAGGCAGGAAGTACCCGGTCGCGTTCCTGATCCACGGTGGCCCGCAGGGCAGCTTCGGCAACGGCTGGAGCTACCGCTGGAACCCGCAGACCTATGCCGGCCAGGGCTACGCGGTGGTGATGATCGACTTCCACGGTTCCACCGGCTACGGCCAGGCCTTCACCGATGCGATCAGCCAGCACTGGGGCGACCGCCCGCTGGAAGACCTGAAGAAGGGCTGGGCTGCCGCGCAGCAGAAGTACACCTTCCTCGACGGCGACAAGGCCTGCGCGCTGGGCGCCAGCTACGGCGGCTTCATGGTCAACTGGATCGCCGGCAACTGGAACGAGCCGTGGAAGTGCCTGGTCAACCACGACGGCGTGTTCGACCAGCGCATGATGGGCTACGCCACCGAGGAGCTGTGGTTCACCGAGTGGGAGCAGGGCGGCACGCCGTACGAGAAGCCCGAGGCCTACGAGAAGTTCAATCCGGTCAACCACGTGGCCAAGTGGAACAAGCCGATGCTGGTGATCCACGGCCAGCTGGACTACCGCATCCCGGTCGAACAGGGCCTGGGCGCGTTCACCGCGTTGCAGCGCCAGGGCATCGAGTCCAAGTTCCTGTACTTCCCGGACGAGAACCACTGGGTGCTCAAGCCACACAACAGCGTGCAGTGGCATGACACCGTCAATGCCTGGCTGAAGCAGCACATCGGCCAGTAA